The Methanobrevibacter thaueri genome includes a window with the following:
- a CDS encoding zinc ribbon domain-containing protein, whose translation MICPRCGSFIDAGEPCCPNCGYDGSDDEDDY comes from the coding sequence ATGATTTGTCCTAGATGTGGTTCATTTATTGATGCTGGAGAGCCATGCTGTCCTAACTGCGGGTATGATGGATCTGACGATGAAGATGATTATTAA
- a CDS encoding EamA family transporter has translation MWNLIWPILIVLLSNTFYNICMKSMPADVNPFGALMVTYLVAAIISAVIFVFSLGPSNISVGLSKINWTSVVLALAIVGLEVGYVFVYRAGWAVSTASVVANIGLACVLLVVGYFLYRENVSMQQILGIFVCMFGLILINL, from the coding sequence ATGTGGAATTTAATCTGGCCAATATTAATAGTACTTCTTTCAAATACTTTCTATAACATATGCATGAAATCAATGCCTGCAGACGTCAATCCCTTTGGGGCCTTGATGGTCACTTATCTGGTTGCAGCAATTATCTCAGCTGTAATCTTCGTATTTTCACTGGGACCGTCAAACATAAGTGTGGGATTGTCCAAAATCAATTGGACTTCCGTTGTTTTGGCATTGGCTATTGTAGGCCTTGAAGTTGGATACGTGTTTGTCTATCGTGCCGGCTGGGCCGTAAGCACTGCAAGCGTCGTGGCCAATATAGGTCTTGCATGTGTGCTTTTGGTTGTCGGATATTTCCTATACAGGGAAAACGTTTCAATGCAACAGATTTTAGGAATATTTGTCTGTATGTTTGGATTAATCTTGATTAATTTGTAG